In Pradoshia eiseniae, one DNA window encodes the following:
- a CDS encoding sigma factor G inhibitor Gin — protein MAIFDAAGKDFKQLGDKCCICEREKSEGLHLYIGYICAECEKAIVHTDTSDPIYQEYVEKLRKNNISSIFT, from the coding sequence ATGGCAATTTTTGATGCGGCCGGTAAGGATTTTAAGCAGCTAGGAGATAAATGCTGTATTTGTGAGAGGGAAAAATCAGAAGGTCTACATCTTTATATTGGATATATTTGTGCAGAATGTGAGAAGGCTATTGTTCATACTGATACGAGCGATCCTATTTACCAAGAATATGTTGAGAAACTGCGCAAAAATAATATTTCAAGCATTTTTACGTGA